The Globicephala melas chromosome X, mGloMel1.2, whole genome shotgun sequence genome contains the following window.
aaacaacagtgaTCTAGGCTGCAGTAGCTGCCTAATCCTTCTCACCCTGTGTGCTTTGTACTTAAACCGCAAATATGACAGGGACCCATGAAAGGAGATGCTACATGTTAATACTTCTTTTAGAAGACATGAGAATTATATCCCTACTATCACCACCTCTCCAGCAACAAGCCAACAAAAATTGCTTAAAGCAAGAGAGAAATTTTAGACTTCAAGTGAAGTTGCTGCTGTTCTTTAATAAGCAGGggtaaatttttcaaaaattaatgaagGTTGCGAAAGATGCTGATGGACAAAGATTCTACTACTAGAATAAATTCCCTAGTCTCCACTCCTTAACTCATTTTAGAATGCCAGTATCAgggtaaaagaaagagaaaattctgcaaataattatattcttcttttaaagtAAGCCACTGACTTCAAAATTCTCTAACACATTTGtggaaacttcatttttttgtttgagaTTTATTTGAATGAGCTGTTATGATTGGAGACAGTGAGAATTTCAGATTAATGttttgcagccaaaaaaaaaaaaaactctggaaaACTGGCAAGTGTTCATAAGTCAGCCCTAGAATTATGTAGGTTGAAGGCTCCCAGTGGACAGACGGAACATATAAGAAGGAAACCAGAGATCTGGTGCTATTACGTCCCCGAGTCTAAGGGAACGAATAAGCACAGAATTAAAAGCATTTTCAGCCTGAATTTTTAAGGTAGGTCTGCACAATTTATATATACTCTGTTTGGAAAGTAGAAcatacattaaatgaaaatattttttatggatgaacttttcctttttcctgtattttaacACTATTTTGCAAAACTCCTAAATTATTTAACTGCTGTTTCTCTTACAGGGGTGCACTTAGGAACTAGGCAAGCTGATTTATGATAACTAAGCTTTAAACTCCAACAACCAGTAAGTCTTCAAGTGggtttattttagattctttcaTGTTAATTTGTTAGGTCAAGATTACGAAAGAATAAGCTTTAGACAAAAATTGTAAGTTTGCTGTTTATTAGGAGATTCTTTGCTGATTACATTTTCACTGAGTAGTTTATTTATCTGTGTTTTGAAACTATCTAAAGGAATAGCTGTTCCTTTACTGTGTTTATCTTCagctaattttcttttgttttaaaataaagttgctACTAAAACTAACAGTATCACAAAACCCTGAATATTGATCATAACATTTGAGAGCCAAGTAGCACTGTTACTACTTAGTTGTGTTAAACTAaaatagcaaaggaaaaaatgatacaattatATCATGATTAATCATTGATATTCAATTCTTATTTCATTGAGCAATATAACTTTTTCTATTTGACCGTAAATCAGAtttggctatttttttctttttcttttcctaattgcaaaagaaaatagattttcttttaaatggattaaacttaAGTATCTATATGTAAAAGTAATAGTCTCTATTAAAATGTGATgggggcttttaaaaatatgcacatgTTCCATATCTACCTcgtaattatattattattgtgaAAACAATGGAAAAGTAGAActaaaggaattatttttaatcagCAAAAACCAACCATAATCCCCCATCCCAATATGTTCCTTTTTGCATATTCTCTTTCAATCTTTTGTACACTTACTTATTTTTTCCATAGTTTATGTTACTTATATTTTCCATTGCTGGAATGATTTGTATATAATTAGTTACTTGAATAAGGCATTTCTCTACGCAATAGCAGGCAGCAGTGTGGTTTCTAGAAAGTATATAGAGTGAGATATGTGCTCAAGTGTTTTTGAAATGCTAACTTGTCTTATTTCTTAGTTCCTTCTTGTTTCACGCGTTTCCTATTCTGGCTaaccttttgaaatattaattttctttaaacctTTTCACAACATAATAGAAAAGATGGGCAAAATGTAGTTTTGTTCAGAATTTTCAGTCTTGATGCTTCTTGGTATTATTGAGAaaactctcttttcttcttcaagaAGTAAAATCCATTCTTATTTCATAAGGCATGCTTCCGTTTCCCAATATTGTCTATAACCAGCCACCATTTTTTGCtttcaacaaacttttaaaatgctaatGACGTGATGATGTCCTAAATTCTGTATGTGCTCTGAGAggtttttgttgggtttttttgttgtttttttttccccagaaggtGTAAGAATTAGGAGCTGCTGACATTTCAGTCAATATGAAGGACAACTTCACCCTTGCCACCATCAGCAAAAACATTACCAGCAGTCTTCACGTCGGACTTGTGAACATTTCTGGCAATGAGTCTACCTTTAACTGCTCCCATAAGCCATCAGATAAGCATTTAGATGCAATTCCTATTCTCTACTACATTATTTTTGTGGTTGGATTTCTTGTCAATACTATCGTGGTTACACTGTTTTGTTGTCAAAAGGGTCCTAAAAAGGTTTCCAGCATTTACATCTTCAACCTGGCTGTGGCTGACTTACTGCTTTTGGCTACTCTTCCTCTCTGGGCAACCTATTATTCTTACAGATATGACTGGCTCTTTGGACCTGTAATGTGTAAAGTTTTTGGTTCTTTCCTGACCCTGAACATGTTTGCAAGCATTTTTTTTATCACGTGCATGAGTGTTGATAGGTACCAATCTGTCATCTACCCCTTTCTGTCTCAAAGAAGAAATCCCTGGCAAGCATCTTATATAGTTCCACTTGTTTGGTGTATGGCCTGTCTGTCCTCATTGCCAACATTTTACTTCCGAGATGTCAGAACAATTGAATATTTAGGAGTGAATGCTTGCATTATGGCTTTCCCACCTGAGAAGTATGCCCAATGGTCAGCTGGGATTGCCTTAATGAAAAATATCCTTGGTTTTATTATCCCTttaatattcatagcaacatgcTATTTTGGAATCAGAAAACACCTACTGAAGACCAATAGCTATGGGAAGAACAGAATAACTCGTGACCAAGTCCTGAAGATGGCAGCTGCTGTTGTTCTGGCGTTCATCATCTGTTGGCTTCCCTTCCATGTTCTGACCTTCCTGGATGCTCTGGCCTGGATGGGTGTCATTAATAGCTGTGAAGTTATAGCAGTCATTGACCTGGCACTTCCTTTTGCCATCCTCCTGGGATTCACCAACAGCTGCATTAATccctttttgtattgttttgttggAAACCGGTTCCAACAGAAGCTCCGCCGTGTGTTTAGGGTTCCGATTACTTGGCTCCAAGGCAAGAGAGAGAGTGTGTCATGCCGAAAAAGTAGTTCCCTTAGAGAAATGGAGACCTTTGTGTCTTAAACATGAGAGTGGAATGCATGTTATCAACATGGTTACTTGGTTTGAGATCTCCCTGAATTATCTTTTAACGGCTTTAGTAAAATAacaagttcttc
Protein-coding sequences here:
- the AGTR2 gene encoding type-2 angiotensin II receptor, encoding MKDNFTLATISKNITSSLHVGLVNISGNESTFNCSHKPSDKHLDAIPILYYIIFVVGFLVNTIVVTLFCCQKGPKKVSSIYIFNLAVADLLLLATLPLWATYYSYRYDWLFGPVMCKVFGSFLTLNMFASIFFITCMSVDRYQSVIYPFLSQRRNPWQASYIVPLVWCMACLSSLPTFYFRDVRTIEYLGVNACIMAFPPEKYAQWSAGIALMKNILGFIIPLIFIATCYFGIRKHLLKTNSYGKNRITRDQVLKMAAAVVLAFIICWLPFHVLTFLDALAWMGVINSCEVIAVIDLALPFAILLGFTNSCINPFLYCFVGNRFQQKLRRVFRVPITWLQGKRESVSCRKSSSLREMETFVS